The Flavobacterium sp. 123 genome contains a region encoding:
- a CDS encoding YfhO family protein codes for MKIINKFYPHALALIGFVLISLIYFYPVLQGKQIFQSDIAQYTGMAKEQNDFRASDHEEPYWTNSAFGGMPTYQLGAKYPHDYIGAIDDALRFLPRPADYLFLYFIGFYGLLLVLKVDPLKAFFGAIAFGFSTYLIIILGVGHNAKAHAIGYMPLVIAGFILVFQRKYILGGLITLFATALEINANHFQMTYYLLIFLLILSGYFIYQAVKEKQYKELLTSCGVLAVAGIFAIGANATNLLATTEYTDFSTRGKSELTFNPDGSKIVGNSALSRDYITEYSYGITESFNLIAPRLFGGSNSEAVGTDSSMYEFMIGQGVPEAQASDFVSGLPTYWGDQPIVAAPAYIGVVVFFLAVLALFIDKRKIKYVFFAGAMFALILSWGKNFALLTDFFIDHVPMYNKFRAVSSIQVLLELCFPVLAIMGLQSFFMSEKEQQTKGLVQTGIFGLGVIVILFLCKSMFSFSGSGDSYFLQTYGPSFVDALKADRKSLYSADLLRSAFFILVSAGILWLFIKNRFAQNTAIIVVGLLMIFDLFFVDKRYVSGKDFVSGREVAVPFQETPTDAQILQDTTHYRVFEVSGNLSSARASYFHKSIGGYSAVKPRRMQQLFDYQIAKNNLEILNMLNVKYVIQADKEGKEFPTLNPEINGNAWFVRQIELVDSADNEMKALDHLDSKNVAVVNDFEFGSRFKSDPKSFVKDSSAVIKLDVYKPNYLKYSATNSHEGVAVFSEMYYKNGWNAYIDGNKTDVFQANYVLRALKIPSGNHTIEFKFEPQVVQTGSTIALISSVCILILLVGGIYFEQRGKQKSKDNEN; via the coding sequence TTGAAAATAATAAATAAGTTCTATCCACACGCGCTAGCCCTAATTGGTTTTGTCCTCATTTCTCTTATCTATTTTTATCCTGTATTGCAAGGCAAGCAAATCTTTCAATCAGATATTGCTCAATATACAGGTATGGCTAAAGAGCAAAATGATTTTAGAGCCTCAGATCATGAAGAGCCTTACTGGACTAACTCGGCTTTTGGCGGTATGCCAACGTATCAGTTAGGAGCAAAATACCCACACGATTATATCGGAGCTATTGATGATGCTTTGCGATTTCTACCTCGCCCAGCAGATTATTTATTTCTTTATTTTATTGGGTTTTATGGGTTGTTATTGGTTTTAAAAGTAGATCCTCTTAAAGCTTTTTTTGGCGCTATCGCTTTTGGTTTTTCAACCTATTTGATTATAATTCTTGGTGTCGGACACAATGCCAAAGCGCATGCAATTGGGTATATGCCATTAGTTATTGCTGGTTTTATATTGGTTTTTCAACGAAAATATATTCTGGGAGGATTGATTACTTTGTTTGCAACAGCCTTAGAAATTAATGCGAATCACTTCCAAATGACCTATTATTTATTGATTTTCTTATTGATACTTTCAGGTTATTTTATTTATCAAGCAGTAAAAGAGAAACAATATAAAGAACTGTTAACCTCTTGTGGTGTATTAGCCGTGGCAGGTATATTTGCTATTGGAGCAAATGCAACTAATTTATTAGCGACTACAGAATATACTGATTTTAGCACGCGTGGAAAAAGCGAATTGACTTTTAATCCAGATGGTTCTAAAATTGTTGGAAACAGTGCGCTATCCAGAGATTATATTACGGAGTACAGTTACGGAATCACCGAAAGTTTCAATCTTATTGCTCCAAGACTTTTTGGAGGCTCTAATAGTGAAGCAGTAGGGACAGATAGTAGCATGTATGAATTCATGATTGGTCAAGGGGTACCAGAAGCACAAGCAAGCGATTTTGTTTCGGGATTACCAACCTATTGGGGAGATCAGCCTATTGTTGCCGCACCAGCTTACATTGGGGTTGTGGTTTTCTTTTTGGCAGTTTTAGCTTTATTTATTGACAAACGAAAAATAAAATATGTGTTTTTTGCAGGCGCAATGTTTGCATTAATACTTTCATGGGGGAAAAACTTTGCTCTTTTGACAGACTTTTTTATAGATCATGTTCCCATGTATAATAAGTTTAGAGCTGTTTCATCAATACAAGTTCTATTAGAATTATGTTTTCCAGTTTTGGCAATTATGGGATTGCAATCTTTTTTTATGTCCGAAAAAGAACAACAAACTAAGGGATTGGTTCAAACTGGAATTTTTGGTTTGGGAGTTATTGTTATTTTGTTTTTGTGCAAAAGCATGTTTAGTTTCTCTGGAAGTGGTGACAGCTATTTTTTACAGACCTACGGACCTAGTTTTGTCGATGCATTAAAAGCAGACAGAAAAAGTCTTTATAGTGCTGATTTATTGCGTTCCGCTTTCTTTATTTTAGTTTCAGCAGGAATATTATGGTTGTTTATTAAAAATAGATTTGCTCAAAATACCGCTATAATAGTAGTAGGACTTTTGATGATTTTTGATTTGTTTTTTGTAGATAAAAGATATGTTTCAGGAAAAGATTTTGTAAGCGGAAGAGAAGTTGCAGTTCCTTTTCAAGAAACACCTACTGATGCTCAGATTTTACAGGACACAACTCATTACCGAGTTTTTGAAGTTTCGGGTAATTTATCAAGCGCTAGAGCATCGTACTTCCATAAGTCTATTGGAGGGTATAGCGCAGTGAAACCAAGAAGAATGCAGCAATTATTTGATTATCAAATTGCTAAAAATAATTTAGAAATCTTGAACATGCTTAATGTTAAGTATGTAATTCAAGCCGATAAAGAAGGGAAAGAATTTCCAACTTTAAATCCAGAAATTAATGGAAATGCCTGGTTTGTAAGACAGATTGAATTAGTGGATTCTGCTGATAATGAGATGAAAGCTTTAGATCACTTAGATTCTAAAAACGTAGCAGTTGTAAATGATTTTGAGTTTGGTTCTAGATTTAAATCAGATCCTAAAAGCTTTGTTAAAGACAGTTCAGCTGTAATAAAATTAGATGTTTATAAACCCAATTATTTAAAATATTCTGCTACTAATTCACATGAAGGAGTTGCTGTTTTTTCTGAAATGTATTATAAAAATGGTTGGAATGCTTATATAGACGGAAATAAAACTGATGTTTTTCAGGCTAATTATGTTTTAAGAGCATTAAAAATTCCATCAGGAAATCATACTATAGAATTTAAGTTTGAACCGCAAGTAGTTCAAACAGGAAGTACAATTGCATTAATAAGTTCTGTTTGCATTTTGATATTGTTAGTAGGTGGGATTTATTTTGAACAAAGAGGAAAACAAAAGAGTAAAGACAATGAGAATTAG
- a CDS encoding transporter yields the protein MFKFKSTVVVALLMIPMLNYAQHTDEINSNRPGETMSAFSVGKSVFQIETGIYGITEKHNLLNYDANGFGVDATLRWGLFMERLEFVADLQYQNEKVNALFSSTEKSALKQTVLGAKYLIYDPFKNYEKKVNLYSWKANHAFNWHQLIPAVSVFAGANLTFSDNPYSFSPDGTISPKIMLITQNHFGDGTWVFVTNIIADYISTDYPSYGYVLTLTKGFNDKWSGFIENQGYKSDFYSDAIVRTGAAYLINKDTQIDASISTNFKDTPSILYGGVGISWRYDANYKEVRMDVDSGDSNKKALRRAKKTKRG from the coding sequence ATGTTCAAATTCAAAAGTACAGTTGTTGTTGCGCTTCTCATGATTCCAATGCTTAATTATGCACAACACACCGATGAAATAAACTCAAATAGACCTGGCGAAACAATGTCTGCTTTTTCAGTTGGAAAATCAGTTTTCCAAATAGAAACAGGTATTTACGGTATTACTGAGAAACATAATTTATTGAATTATGATGCCAATGGTTTTGGAGTTGATGCTACTTTACGATGGGGTTTATTTATGGAAAGATTAGAATTTGTAGCGGATTTACAATACCAAAATGAAAAAGTTAACGCCCTTTTTAGTAGCACAGAAAAATCTGCATTAAAGCAAACTGTCCTTGGCGCTAAATATCTGATTTACGATCCTTTCAAGAATTACGAAAAAAAAGTCAATCTTTATAGCTGGAAAGCCAACCACGCTTTTAACTGGCATCAGTTAATTCCTGCCGTATCAGTATTTGCAGGTGCTAATCTGACTTTTTCAGATAATCCATATTCTTTTTCTCCTGATGGAACTATTTCACCAAAAATAATGTTGATTACTCAAAACCATTTTGGTGACGGAACCTGGGTTTTTGTAACTAACATTATCGCTGATTACATCTCAACGGACTACCCTAGCTATGGTTATGTACTAACACTTACAAAAGGATTCAATGACAAATGGTCTGGTTTTATAGAAAATCAAGGTTATAAAAGCGATTTTTATAGCGATGCTATTGTTAGAACTGGTGCCGCTTATTTAATAAATAAAGACACTCAAATTGACGCTTCAATAAGCACTAATTTCAAAGATACTCCATCGATATTATATGGTGGCGTAGGTATTTCTTGGCGATATGATGCAAATTACAAAGAAGTACGAATGGATGTTGATAGTGGCGACTCCAATAAAAAAGCACTTCGACGAGCTAAAAAGACTAAAAGAGGATAA
- a CDS encoding DUF6036 family nucleotidyltransferase, with amino-acid sequence MLQEILDIWEKLNEYNVRYLTIGGLAVNIYGYTRNTGDIDLLIEDTIENRKNLRLAFAAIGIGDFESLETMQFVVGFTDFTISYGLRLDVMTSIKGLENEKFDNLLQNSTIVFLKEIPVYFLDYDNLIKAKKATNRPKDILDIEELEKLNKKKD; translated from the coding sequence ATGCTTCAAGAAATTTTAGATATTTGGGAAAAACTCAATGAATATAATGTTCGTTATCTAACTATTGGCGGATTAGCAGTAAATATTTATGGGTATACCAGAAACACAGGTGATATTGATTTATTGATTGAAGATACTATTGAAAATAGAAAAAATCTTCGTCTTGCTTTTGCAGCAATTGGAATTGGAGATTTTGAATCACTTGAAACCATGCAATTTGTTGTAGGATTTACAGATTTTACTATTTCTTATGGGTTGAGGTTAGATGTAATGACTTCTATTAAAGGATTAGAAAATGAAAAATTTGATAATTTACTGCAAAATTCAACTATTGTTTTCCTGAAAGAAATTCCAGTATATTTTTTAGATTATGATAATTTGATAAAAGCTAAAAAAGCCACAAATCGTCCTAAAGATATTTTAGATATTGAAGAGTTAGAAAAACTAAATAAAAAGAAGGATTAA
- a CDS encoding GTP cyclohydrolase, which produces MITIQEAKTKKELTDYIKFPFSLYKNNKYWVPPIIADELETFDKTKNPAFENAEAYFYIAYKDNKIVGRIAAIINWDEVNNQQKSKVRFGWFDVIDDIEVTKALLEKVYELGRKNNLEHVEGPMGFSNLDKVGVLTEGFEEIGTMITWYNHPYYANHFEQLGYETEKEYLENKFPFVNVKLEYFDKAQELIKRRYQLKALNFKKTKEVMPYVDKMFDLFNASYASLSSFVAISDIQKEYFKKKYISFINPEYIKFVEDKDGNLVAFAIVMPSFSKALQKANGKLFPFGFLHLLNARNNSKDVTFYLIGVHPEYQNKGVHAIIFKEYHTTFTEKGIENCIRTPELADNHAIHLLWKNFDPKIICRRKTFKKYL; this is translated from the coding sequence ATGATTACAATACAAGAAGCTAAAACAAAAAAGGAGTTAACAGATTATATCAAATTCCCTTTTTCTTTATACAAAAACAATAAGTACTGGGTTCCGCCAATCATTGCTGACGAACTAGAAACTTTTGATAAAACAAAAAATCCTGCTTTCGAAAATGCTGAAGCTTACTTTTATATCGCTTATAAAGACAACAAAATTGTAGGTCGAATAGCAGCAATAATTAATTGGGATGAAGTAAACAACCAACAAAAAAGCAAAGTCCGTTTTGGCTGGTTTGATGTAATCGATGATATTGAAGTAACTAAAGCTTTGCTTGAAAAAGTATATGAATTAGGGCGCAAAAACAATTTAGAACATGTAGAAGGACCGATGGGTTTTTCTAACTTAGACAAAGTTGGTGTTTTAACCGAAGGATTTGAAGAGATTGGCACTATGATTACTTGGTACAATCATCCGTATTATGCGAATCATTTTGAGCAATTAGGATACGAAACCGAAAAGGAATACTTAGAAAATAAATTCCCTTTTGTCAACGTAAAATTAGAGTATTTCGACAAAGCACAAGAATTAATCAAAAGACGCTACCAACTCAAAGCGCTCAATTTCAAAAAGACCAAAGAGGTCATGCCCTATGTAGACAAAATGTTTGATTTATTCAATGCTTCGTATGCCAGTCTATCCTCTTTTGTGGCCATTTCGGATATTCAAAAAGAATATTTCAAAAAAAAATACATCAGTTTTATCAATCCAGAATACATTAAATTTGTAGAAGACAAAGATGGAAATTTAGTAGCTTTTGCTATAGTAATGCCGAGTTTTTCAAAAGCATTGCAAAAAGCAAATGGCAAATTATTCCCTTTTGGATTTCTTCATTTATTAAATGCCCGAAACAATAGCAAAGACGTAACTTTTTATCTTATTGGTGTACATCCAGAATATCAAAACAAAGGAGTTCACGCTATTATTTTCAAAGAATACCATACTACTTTTACCGAAAAAGGCATTGAAAACTGCATCCGAACACCAGAATTAGCTGATAATCATGCCATTCATTTGCTTTGGAAAAACTTTGATCCAAAAATTATCTGTAGACGAAAAACGTTCAAAAAATATTTATAA
- a CDS encoding aminotransferase class I/II-fold pyridoxal phosphate-dependent enzyme, producing the protein MVKDLFERIQNNKGPLGKWASQAEGYFVFPKLEGELGPRMQFQGKDILNWSLNDYLGLANHPEVRKADADAAIEYGAAYPMGARMMSGHTKYHEQLEQELAAFVMKESAYLLNFGYQGMVSIIDALVTKNDVIVYDVDAHACIIDGVRLHMGKRFTYRHNDVESMEKNLQRATKLAEENGGGILFITEGVFGMRGQQGKLKEVVEMKKKYNFRLLVDDAHGFGTLGATGAGAGEEQGVQDDIDVYFSTFAKSMANIGAFVAADKDIIDYLKYNLRSQMFAKALPMIQTIGSLKRLELLRQSSEIKDKLWVNVNALQNGLKEKGFNIGDTNTCITPVYLEGSIPEAMIMVNDLRENYGIFLSIVVYPVIPKGIILLRMIPTSSHTIADIDETLAAFEAIREKLENGTYKEIAERTTVDVS; encoded by the coding sequence ATGGTAAAAGATTTATTCGAAAGAATTCAAAACAATAAAGGACCATTAGGAAAATGGGCTTCACAAGCGGAAGGTTATTTTGTTTTTCCTAAACTTGAGGGAGAATTAGGACCAAGAATGCAGTTTCAGGGAAAAGATATTTTGAACTGGAGTTTGAATGATTATTTAGGTCTTGCTAATCATCCAGAAGTTCGTAAAGCGGATGCTGATGCAGCAATTGAATATGGAGCGGCTTACCCAATGGGAGCGCGTATGATGAGTGGACACACAAAATACCATGAGCAATTGGAGCAAGAATTAGCGGCTTTTGTAATGAAAGAATCTGCTTATTTATTGAATTTTGGGTACCAAGGAATGGTTTCGATTATCGATGCTTTGGTTACTAAAAATGATGTTATAGTTTATGATGTTGATGCGCATGCTTGTATTATAGATGGTGTTCGTTTGCATATGGGGAAACGTTTTACGTATCGTCATAACGATGTAGAAAGCATGGAGAAAAACTTGCAACGTGCTACAAAACTTGCAGAAGAAAACGGTGGAGGTATTTTATTTATTACCGAAGGTGTTTTTGGAATGCGTGGGCAACAAGGAAAGTTGAAGGAAGTAGTAGAAATGAAAAAGAAATACAATTTCCGTTTACTTGTTGATGATGCTCACGGTTTTGGAACTCTTGGCGCTACAGGAGCAGGAGCAGGAGAAGAGCAAGGAGTTCAAGATGATATTGATGTGTATTTCTCAACTTTTGCAAAATCAATGGCTAACATTGGTGCTTTTGTTGCTGCTGATAAAGATATTATTGATTACTTGAAATACAATTTGCGTTCTCAAATGTTTGCTAAAGCATTGCCAATGATTCAAACTATTGGGTCATTGAAACGTTTAGAATTGTTGCGTCAATCATCAGAAATAAAAGATAAGTTGTGGGTAAACGTAAATGCGTTACAAAACGGCTTGAAAGAAAAAGGATTTAACATTGGTGATACAAATACTTGTATTACACCAGTTTATCTTGAAGGTTCTATTCCAGAAGCAATGATTATGGTGAATGATTTGAGAGAGAATTATGGAATTTTCTTGTCAATAGTTGTTTATCCAGTAATTCCAAAAGGGATTATCTTATTGCGTATGATTCCTACTTCTTCACATACTATTGCTGATATTGATGAAACTTTGGCAGCATTTGAAGCGATTAGAGAAAAATTAGAAAATGGAACGTATAAAGAAATTGCGGAACGTACTACAGTTGACGTTTCATAA
- a CDS encoding DUF4834 family protein, which yields MQTASFTGFIETIFYIMAFYYIFKFLAKLFLPLIVKKVVEKAGESFQQQQQYAQDSSWQKSSNKDEVIYDTTHAKNPRETKKVGDYVDYEEID from the coding sequence ATGCAAACAGCCTCATTCACGGGTTTCATAGAAACGATATTTTATATTATGGCTTTCTATTATATTTTTAAGTTTTTGGCCAAATTATTTTTGCCATTAATCGTTAAAAAAGTAGTAGAAAAAGCAGGAGAGAGTTTTCAACAACAGCAACAATATGCCCAAGATAGTTCTTGGCAGAAATCTTCCAATAAGGATGAGGTTATATATGATACTACCCATGCTAAAAATCCTCGCGAAACCAAAAAAGTAGGGGATTACGTTGATTACGAAGAAATAGATTAA